From a single Eleginops maclovinus isolate JMC-PN-2008 ecotype Puerto Natales chromosome 18, JC_Emac_rtc_rv5, whole genome shotgun sequence genomic region:
- the egln2 gene encoding uncharacterized protein egln2, producing the protein MESLGHTDLLKSSSRGCVAVSASQERRTTCQQLGFGEAEIHHTYRADMGLDCFCAAPVGSPTAAELLAGLASQTDSPAITTPTKQSKTGVPLYNAGLVSPSATVEGSHAGILAQTPNGYPAHTKGVAGVGDPVHQHTSRACLVESGHQTDHEKCPLVLRRINCDLRARQVQQQKRRCGENRGTGSGTLNTHTMGSPGSGSSVEQVFAPGDSDFKRRRLVDESVAHKPSEASRLAPAVAPLTLTANCSNSSHSNQMTINNVHCAQFPFTPHTNQHNGHQVASSDRPEAPCQTTPVVANCIPTPEPAGAGWSAEHIAQQYIVPCMKYYGICVKDNFLGLQLGNRVLEEVEVLNRSGKFRGGQLVSQKNIPSRSIRGDQIAWVEGREPDCEGIGTLMAYIDEAVMYSAANGKLGDCVINGRTKAMVACYPGNGAGYVRHVDNPNGDGRCITCIYYLNKDWDVKKQGGLLQIYPEGKNVVANIKPLFDRLLIFWSDRRNPHEVKPAYATRYAITVWYFDAKERAEAKEKYRLATGQKGVQVPVTQNSRT; encoded by the exons ATGGAGAGCTTGGGACATACGGACCTTTTAAAAAGCTCTTCCCGCGGATGCGTCGCTGTTTCAGCATCACAAGAGAGGAGGACGACCTGCCAGCAGCTGGGCTTTGGAGAGGCAGAGATTCATCACACCTACCGGGCAGACATGGGGCTAGACTGCTTCTGCGCGGCCCCAGTCGGTAGTCCAACGGCGGCAGAGTTACTCGCGGGTCTGGCCTCTCAGACCGACTCCCCTGCAATCACAACCCCGACTAAGCAGTCCAAAACCGGCGTGCCGCTGTACAACGCCGGGTTGGTATCTCCATCAGCCACGGTGGAGGGGAGCCACGCAGGCATTTTGGCTCAAACACCAAACGGTTACCCGGCACATACAAAGGGGGTGGCGGGGGTAGGAGACCCTGTGCACCAGCACACCAGCAGAGCGTGTCTGGTGGAGAGCGGGCACCAGACAGATCATGAGAAATGCCCTTTAGTGTTGAGGAGGATCAATTGTGACCTGAGAGCCAGACAGGTGCAGCAACAGAAAAGGAGATGTGGGGAGAACCGGGGCACGGGGTCGGGAACTCTTAACACTCACACAATGGGATCGCCAGGCTCAGGAAGTTCTGTTGAACAGGTTTTTGCTCCCGGGGACTCAGACTTCAAGCGGAGAAGGCTGGTGGATGAAAGTGTTGCTCACAAACCTTCAGAGGCCTCCAGATTGGCCCCAGCAGTCGCCCCGCTCACACTCACAGCCAACTGCAGCAACAGTTCCCATAGCAACCAAATGACTATCAATAATGTGCACTGTGCCCAATTTCCCTTTACTCCTCATACTAACCAGCACAACGGACATCAAGTGGCCTCCTCAGACCGGCCAGAGGCACCCTGCCAGACCACCCCTGTCGTGGCTAACTGCATCCCGACCCCTGAACCTGCAGGGGCAGGCTGGTCAGCAGAGCACATAGCCCAGCAGTACATTGTCCCCTGCATGAAATACTATGGCATCTGTGTAAAGGACAACTTCCTGGGCCTTCAGCTGGGCAACAGGGTACTAGAGGAGGTGGAAGTCCTAAACCGCAGTGGGAAATTTCGGGGCGGTCAGCTGGTGAGCCAGAAAAACATTCCCTCTAGAAGCATACGGGGCGACCAGATTGCCTGGGTGGAGGGACGAGAGCCGGACTGCGAGGGCATCGGGACGCTGATGGCTTACATTGATGAGGCCGTCATGTACAGCGCCGCCAATGGAAAGCTGGGGGACTGTGTCATCAATGGACGCACTAAG GCAATGGTTGCATGTTACCCTGGGAACGGGGCGGGGTATGTCCGTCATGTGGACAACCCTAACGGTGACGGACGCTGCATCACGTGTATCTACTATCTCAACAAGGACTGGGATGTCAAG AAACAAGGAGGGTTGCTGCAGATTTACCCTGAAGGAAAAAATGTGGTAGCCAACATCAAACCTCTGTTTGACCGGCTGCTCATATTCTGGTCCGACCGCAGGAACCCACATGAAGTCAAGCCAGCCTATGCTACTCG
- the tmem160 gene encoding transmembrane protein 160 — MRRQLPPALSHFARTVKLVRPPSARAPLLRRRLHGSPRLRLGEKEPWLKTRGPEQQYQLSDLDKADALMLRKSHETGFLSWFRNGLLATGIGVIAFVQSEVGREAGYAFFILGGVCVSFGGASYIGSLFSLRRMMLLSVPALLLQSAAVGSVALFWLCAVSLYIGRLEVEIIHEGEEEEEDEEECRECRERREHRGYRGSHDGRHHNSEDNDSKGPNK, encoded by the exons ATGAGAAGGCAGTTGCCGCCGGCCTTGTCCCACTTCGCCCGGACAGTGAAGCTGGTTCGGCCTCCCTCCGCCAGAGCACCGCTGCTGCGGAGGAGGCTGCACGGCTCCCCCCGGCTGAGGCTCGGAGAGAAGGAACCTTGGCTGAAGACCCGGGGGCCAGAGCAGCAGTACCAACTCTCAGACCTAGACAAGGCGGACGCTTTG ATGCTGCGAAAGTCCCATGAGACAG GATTCCTCTCGTGGTTCAGGAACGGTCTGCTAGCGACTGGAATCGGAGTCATCGCATTTGTCCAGAGCGAAGTGGGGCGAGAAGCAGGATATG CCTTCTTTATTctgggaggggtgtgtgtgtcgttTGGCGGCGCCTCGTACATTGGCAGCCTTTTTTCCCTGCGGAGGATGATGCTGCTGTCTGTGccagctctgctgctccagaGCGCTGCGGTGGGCAGCGTTGCCCTCTTCTGGCTCTGTGCGGTATCGCTCTACATCGGCCGTCTGGAGGTGGAGATCATCCAcgagggggaagaggaggaagaggatgaggaggaatgCCGGGAGTGCCGCGAGAGGCGCGAACACAGGGGTTACCGCGGCTCCCATGACGGCAGACATCACAACAGTGAGGACAATGACAGCAAGGGGCCAAATAAGTAG